In Acidimicrobiales bacterium, a single window of DNA contains:
- a CDS encoding sugar transferase, with protein MRSHALPPTASYIALDVVAVTVAAVVAHVMRFGFSTGSRLPGADIPYVLIALASVPAWVGVLAAAGAYDRRILGVGSEEYRRILNGGVHTLAVVAILHFTVKLVFARGWVGVMIPVAVVLLVLERYGLRRWLYYERGRGRFVHRILLVGSVPSVTDVGEHLARASWSGYRVVGVCVDVPEGDEEHLLIAGRRVPIVGSSADVRRALVTCDADAVAITDESAPGELHELAESVEAPDVEVLVAPAITDVAGPRTVVRPVAGLPLLHVAEPTFAGPERIVKEAMDRLFATVGLLLLAPVFAAIALAIRIDTPGPTFFRQGRIGLEGRRFAIVKFRTMVLDAESLQPRLNDRNEADGLLFKVRADPRVTRVGRVLRRWSIDELPQLWNVLRGEMSLVGPRPPLPAEVERYEHHVTRRLLVKPGMTGLWQVSGRSDLEWEESVRLDLYYVDHWSPTMDVAIIFRTFSAVTRGSGAY; from the coding sequence GTGCGTTCACACGCGCTGCCCCCGACCGCGTCCTACATCGCGCTCGACGTGGTGGCCGTGACGGTGGCCGCGGTGGTCGCCCACGTCATGCGCTTCGGGTTCTCCACCGGCTCCCGGCTGCCCGGCGCCGACATCCCCTACGTGCTGATCGCCCTGGCGAGCGTGCCCGCCTGGGTGGGTGTGCTGGCCGCGGCCGGCGCCTACGACCGGCGCATCCTCGGCGTCGGCTCCGAGGAGTACCGCCGCATCCTCAACGGCGGCGTCCACACCCTGGCCGTCGTCGCCATCCTGCACTTCACCGTGAAGCTGGTGTTCGCCCGCGGCTGGGTGGGCGTGATGATCCCGGTCGCCGTGGTGCTGCTGGTGCTGGAGCGCTACGGCCTACGCCGCTGGCTCTACTACGAGCGGGGCCGGGGCCGCTTCGTGCACCGCATCCTGCTGGTGGGCTCGGTGCCGTCGGTGACCGACGTGGGCGAGCACCTGGCGCGCGCCTCGTGGTCGGGCTACCGGGTGGTGGGCGTCTGCGTCGACGTGCCCGAGGGCGACGAGGAGCACCTGCTGATCGCGGGGCGCCGGGTCCCCATCGTCGGCTCGTCGGCCGACGTGCGCCGGGCGCTGGTCACCTGCGACGCCGACGCCGTGGCCATCACCGACGAGTCGGCTCCCGGCGAGCTGCACGAGCTGGCCGAGTCGGTGGAGGCGCCGGACGTCGAGGTGCTGGTGGCGCCGGCCATCACCGACGTCGCCGGCCCCCGCACGGTGGTGCGCCCGGTGGCCGGCCTGCCGCTGCTGCACGTGGCGGAGCCGACGTTCGCCGGCCCCGAGCGGATCGTGAAGGAGGCGATGGACCGCCTCTTCGCCACGGTGGGCCTGCTGCTCCTGGCCCCCGTCTTCGCCGCGATCGCCCTGGCCATCCGCATCGACACCCCGGGCCCGACGTTCTTCCGCCAGGGCCGCATCGGCCTGGAGGGTCGGCGCTTCGCCATCGTGAAGTTCCGCACCATGGTCCTGGACGCCGAGTCGCTGCAGCCCCGCCTCAACGACCGCAACGAGGCCGACGGCCTGCTGTTCAAGGTGCGGGCCGACCCCCGGGTGACGCGGGTGGGACGGGTGCTGCGGCGCTGGTCGATCGACGAGCTGCCCCAGCTGTGGAACGTGCTGCGGGGCGAGATGTCGCTGGTCGGGCCCCGTCCGCCGCTGCCCGCCGAGGTGGAGCGCTACGAGCACCACGTCACCCGGCGCCTGCTGGTGAAGCCGGGGATGACCGGCCTGTGGCAGGTCAGCGGGCGCTCCGACCTGGAGTGGGAGGAGTCGGTGCGCCTCGACCTCTACTACGTCGACCACTGGTCGCCGACGATGGACGTGGCCATCATCTTCCGCACGTTCTCGGCCGTCACCCGCGGCAGCGGCGCGTACTGA
- the mscL gene encoding large conductance mechanosensitive channel protein MscL translates to MLLLPLLAPRRRAARATAAVRPPQARVTDNLPRNPSGGYVVFKEFKEFISRGNVIDLAVAVVLGIAFGAVVTSVVEGVITPLIGALFDFEFSGWSSSLNGNDIFWGTVLDAAINFLLVAAAIFFLIVKPMNMLAERRRRGEEPEEAELSDEALLLTEIRDLLRQQRGTPMQR, encoded by the coding sequence GTGCTGCTTCTCCCGCTCTTGGCGCCGAGGCGCCGGGCCGCTCGGGCCACGGCGGCCGTTCGGCCACCTCAGGCCAGAGTGACCGATAATCTCCCGCGCAACCCGAGCGGAGGTTATGTGGTGTTCAAGGAGTTCAAGGAGTTCATCTCCCGAGGCAACGTGATCGACCTGGCAGTGGCCGTCGTACTCGGCATTGCGTTCGGGGCGGTCGTCACATCAGTGGTCGAAGGCGTCATCACGCCGCTCATCGGCGCGCTCTTCGACTTCGAGTTCAGCGGCTGGAGCTCGAGCCTCAACGGCAATGACATCTTCTGGGGCACGGTGCTCGACGCGGCGATCAACTTCCTGCTCGTGGCCGCCGCGATCTTCTTCCTGATCGTGAAGCCCATGAACATGCTTGCCGAACGTCGGCGGCGCGGCGAGGAGCCCGAGGAGGCAGAGCTCTCCGACGAGGCCCTCCTGCTGACGGAGATCCGGGACCTGCTCCGCCAGCAGCGGGGCACGCCGATGCAGCGCTGA
- the bfr gene encoding bacterioferritin yields MQSAPEIIELLNDVLTAELTSVNQYFGHAKIQSNWGFEHLAEHTKHESIDEMKHADEVIERILYLDGMPNLQRLGSVRLGETVVEQLQLDLEMERTAVARFNAGIAKAVELGDNGTRELLEKMLTSEEDHIDWLETQLGLVDKLGEQLYLSQQVRD; encoded by the coding sequence ATGCAAAGTGCGCCTGAGATCATCGAGCTTCTGAACGACGTGCTCACGGCGGAGCTGACCAGCGTCAACCAGTACTTCGGCCACGCCAAGATCCAGTCGAACTGGGGCTTCGAGCATCTGGCGGAGCACACGAAGCACGAGTCCATCGACGAGATGAAGCACGCCGACGAGGTGATCGAGCGGATCCTCTACCTCGACGGCATGCCCAACCTGCAGCGGCTCGGCTCCGTGCGGCTGGGCGAGACCGTGGTCGAGCAGCTCCAACTCGACCTGGAGATGGAGCGGACCGCTGTCGCCCGGTTCAACGCCGGCATCGCCAAGGCGGTCGAACTGGGCGACAACGGCACCCGTGAGCTGCTGGAGAAGATGCTGACCTCCGAGGAGGACCACATCGACTGGCTGGAGACCCAGCTGGGTCTGGTCGACAAGCTGGGCGAGCAGCTCTACCTGTCGCAGCAGGTCCGCGACTAG
- a CDS encoding HAD-IB family hydrolase gives MSDLPGVAAFDFDGTLARRDTMVPFLVAASGWPRLTVAGLASAGRGLRGGRDEMKLATVARLFRGWSEDRFHDRGRRYAATLVELLRPEMLERLRWHQAEGHPVVLVSASLATYLRPLAAELGIDDVLAVELTSDPAGRLTGAVVGGANCRGPQKVVRLRAWLDERYGRDAAVELWAYGDSSGDEELLASADHPTWVGKRATASPR, from the coding sequence ATGAGCGACCTGCCCGGGGTGGCGGCGTTCGACTTCGACGGGACGCTGGCGCGGCGCGACACGATGGTGCCGTTCCTGGTGGCGGCCTCGGGGTGGCCGCGGCTGACGGTGGCGGGGCTGGCGTCGGCGGGGCGGGGGCTGCGGGGCGGGCGCGACGAGATGAAGCTGGCGACGGTGGCCCGGCTGTTCCGGGGCTGGTCCGAGGACCGCTTCCACGACCGCGGCCGCCGCTACGCCGCCACCCTGGTGGAGCTGCTGCGGCCCGAGATGCTGGAGCGGCTGCGCTGGCACCAGGCCGAGGGCCACCCGGTGGTGCTGGTGTCGGCCTCGCTGGCCACCTACCTGCGGCCGTTGGCGGCGGAGCTGGGGATCGACGACGTGCTGGCCGTCGAGCTGACGAGCGACCCGGCGGGCCGGCTCACCGGCGCCGTCGTGGGCGGCGCCAACTGCCGCGGCCCCCAGAAGGTGGTCCGCCTGCGGGCCTGGCTCGACGAGCGCTACGGCCGGGACGCCGCGGTCGAGCTGTGGGCCTACGGCGACTCCTCCGGCGACGAGGAGCTCCTCGCCTCCGCCGACCACCCCACCTGGGTCGGCAAGCGGGCCACCGCCTCTCCCCGGTAA
- a CDS encoding (2Fe-2S)-binding protein, protein MIVCHCEVVTDRGIRAAITDGALCVDDVATRCDAGTRCGSCRPTIAALLAVHLPLPGEQEQPAA, encoded by the coding sequence ATGATCGTCTGTCACTGCGAAGTGGTCACCGACCGTGGCATCCGTGCCGCGATCACCGACGGCGCGCTCTGCGTCGACGACGTGGCCACCCGTTGTGACGCTGGCACCCGCTGCGGGTCGTGCCGGCCTACGATCGCGGCCCTGCTCGCCGTCCACCTCCCCCTCCCGGGCGAGCAGGAGCAACCTGCAGCCTGA
- a CDS encoding SDR family NAD(P)-dependent oxidoreductase, protein MDLNGISAIVTGGASGLGAATASLLAERGAHVVLADLERQQDKGDALAKEIGGVFVGCDVTDTDQVVAAVEAAKEMGPLRAMVTCAGFGWATRTIGKDGQYASAHDLGMFQKVIEVNLIGTFNCIRLAATAMSQNDPVNDDGERGAIVTVASVAAFDGQIGQASYSASKGGVVGMTLPVARDLSAVGVRVNCIAPGLIDTPIYGEGDSSEDFKERLKRDVLFPKRLGSADEFAAMATELLANSYMNAEVIRVDGGVRMQPK, encoded by the coding sequence ATGGACCTCAACGGGATCTCTGCCATCGTCACCGGCGGTGCCTCGGGCCTCGGCGCCGCCACTGCCTCCCTGCTCGCCGAGCGCGGCGCCCATGTGGTGCTCGCCGACCTCGAACGCCAGCAGGACAAGGGTGACGCGCTGGCGAAGGAGATCGGCGGCGTCTTCGTCGGCTGCGACGTGACCGACACCGACCAGGTGGTCGCCGCCGTCGAGGCGGCCAAGGAGATGGGCCCGTTGCGGGCCATGGTCACGTGCGCGGGCTTCGGCTGGGCCACCCGTACCATCGGCAAGGACGGCCAGTACGCCTCGGCCCACGACCTCGGCATGTTCCAGAAGGTCATCGAGGTGAACCTGATCGGCACCTTCAACTGCATCCGCCTCGCCGCCACCGCCATGTCGCAGAACGACCCCGTGAACGACGACGGCGAACGGGGTGCCATCGTGACCGTCGCCTCGGTCGCCGCGTTCGACGGTCAGATCGGCCAGGCCAGCTACTCGGCCTCCAAGGGCGGCGTCGTCGGCATGACGCTGCCCGTCGCCCGCGACCTCTCGGCGGTCGGCGTGCGGGTCAACTGCATCGCCCCCGGTCTCATCGACACCCCCATCTACGGCGAGGGCGACTCCAGCGAGGACTTCAAGGAGCGCCTCAAGCGCGACGTCCTCTTCCCCAAGCGCCTGGGCAGCGCCGACGAGTTCGCCGCCATGGCCACCGAGCTGCTCGCCAACAGCTACATGAACGCCGAGGTGATCCGGGTCGACGGCGGCGTGCGCATGCAGCCCAAGTGA
- a CDS encoding TrkA family potassium uptake protein yields the protein MKVVIAGGGAVGTFIARELSEAGHEISIIEIEPRIVEKAKALGEPVDVEWFVADACEVDSLGKIGVAEADVVAAVTGDDEDNLVISLLAKQEFAVPRVVARVNNPKNEWLFNENWGVDVSVSTPHLLTALVEEAVSVGTLVRLLSFEGGRATLIEVTLATDSPAADHEIVDLGLPRDSTVVAVVRNDRVVVPRGDTRLLAGDEVLVMVTGESLEDVRKVLTGA from the coding sequence ATGAAGGTGGTCATCGCGGGTGGGGGAGCGGTCGGGACGTTCATCGCCCGCGAGCTCAGCGAGGCCGGTCACGAGATCTCGATCATCGAGATCGAGCCCCGCATCGTCGAGAAGGCCAAGGCGCTCGGCGAGCCGGTCGACGTCGAGTGGTTCGTGGCCGACGCCTGCGAGGTCGACAGCCTCGGCAAGATCGGTGTGGCCGAGGCCGACGTGGTGGCCGCGGTCACCGGCGACGACGAGGACAACCTGGTCATCAGCCTGCTGGCCAAGCAGGAGTTCGCCGTGCCCCGGGTGGTCGCCCGGGTGAACAACCCGAAGAACGAGTGGCTGTTCAACGAGAACTGGGGCGTCGACGTGTCGGTGTCGACCCCGCACCTGCTCACGGCCCTCGTCGAGGAGGCGGTCAGCGTCGGCACGCTGGTGCGGCTGCTGTCGTTCGAGGGCGGGCGCGCCACGCTCATCGAGGTCACGCTGGCCACCGACAGCCCGGCCGCGGATCACGAGATCGTCGACCTGGGCCTGCCGCGCGACTCCACCGTGGTGGCCGTGGTGCGCAACGACCGCGTGGTGGTCCCCCGCGGCGACACCCGCCTGCTGGCGGGCGACGAGGTGCTGGTGATGGTCACCGGCGAGAGCCTCGAGGACGTCCGCAAGGTGCTCACCGGCGCCTGA
- a CDS encoding DUF4012 domain-containing protein has translation MAVGVADLLGDWVSSARRSLRTRQARLLVFRLAVVAVAGLAAALSDAAPTGYDALDKAYVAALAGGTAYLAGTARRWTWFFPAGIGAVLADDGVAIALAAAGLAIGFWSVLSDTRSPARAAVVVGLGVASCLLAGPVAFQGASAIVVGVFLLPVAVSGYRNAGRASRHRVRQVALAAGVLCGLTLAGGALALVLVGNDLVDGMDLADQGIVAARDADDDLASQRLTEAARLLDASSTTLESWFVSPARGLPIIGPNLQAVEQLTDDVGDLASASAAAADAADVDQLRLAGGRLAPEAVENVGASLDTVAGSVRRAQASVDDVESPWLLSPVSDRMADLSTELSENLPDVTSARDAVHVVHDLLAPGGSRRYLVLFVTPVEARGRTGFPGNYAELLVEDGTITMPRFGRITELEAANPGVPRTIAAPGTEDYVARYGPFHPQDTWRNLTMSPDLPTIARVAAELYPQSGGTEIDGLLTVDPTGLAALMRFTDPVIVPEIPVPLTADNTEDFLHLHQYVAYPEASQRVDALGSVAEQTFRQLLSAELPDPQELVDVLAPAVKGGHIQFTTFVEGEQAYFDRIGISGAFTSRAGQVTSVVTNNASGNKVDLFLQRSLRFDGTFDPATNMVAGKITVQLRNSAEPESSLPDYVVGNLVGLPEGWNRSYVSVYTSQRMDGARIDGQPAAMSAQAELGANVYSTFVDIPPKGTITIELDVSGPTLLPGLFSTRFLGQPLVETEQVEFNLTVAGDGAIDTEALGADVTVEGRTVHWNGPLTEPVEIFVDTTGVLSTPEARAMVSGEAP, from the coding sequence ATGGCAGTAGGGGTCGCCGACCTCCTCGGCGACTGGGTGTCGTCGGCCCGACGCTCCCTCCGGACACGCCAGGCGCGGCTGCTGGTGTTCCGGCTGGCGGTCGTGGCGGTGGCGGGACTGGCCGCGGCGCTCTCCGACGCCGCGCCGACCGGCTACGACGCGCTCGACAAGGCCTACGTGGCCGCCCTGGCCGGCGGCACCGCCTACCTCGCCGGCACGGCCCGCCGCTGGACCTGGTTCTTCCCGGCCGGCATCGGCGCGGTCCTGGCCGACGACGGCGTCGCCATCGCGCTCGCCGCCGCGGGCCTGGCGATCGGCTTCTGGTCGGTGCTCAGCGACACGCGCTCCCCGGCCCGCGCCGCCGTGGTGGTGGGACTCGGCGTCGCCTCGTGCCTGCTGGCCGGGCCGGTGGCGTTCCAGGGTGCCAGCGCGATCGTGGTCGGTGTGTTCCTGCTGCCGGTGGCGGTGTCGGGCTACCGGAACGCCGGCCGGGCGTCACGTCACCGGGTGCGGCAGGTGGCCCTGGCGGCCGGCGTGCTGTGCGGGCTGACGCTCGCCGGCGGAGCACTGGCGCTGGTGCTGGTCGGCAACGACCTGGTCGACGGCATGGACCTCGCCGACCAGGGGATCGTGGCCGCCCGCGATGCCGACGACGATCTCGCCTCCCAGCGCCTCACCGAGGCCGCCCGCCTGCTCGACGCCAGCAGCACCACGCTGGAGAGCTGGTTCGTCTCCCCGGCCCGGGGCCTGCCGATCATCGGCCCCAACCTGCAGGCCGTCGAGCAGCTGACCGACGACGTCGGCGACCTGGCGAGTGCGAGCGCCGCCGCCGCCGACGCGGCCGACGTCGACCAGCTCCGCCTCGCCGGCGGGCGCCTGGCACCGGAGGCGGTCGAGAACGTGGGCGCCAGCCTCGACACCGTGGCCGGGTCGGTGCGGCGCGCCCAGGCGTCGGTCGACGACGTGGAGTCACCTTGGCTCCTCTCCCCGGTGTCGGACCGGATGGCGGACCTGTCGACCGAGCTGAGCGAGAACCTGCCCGACGTCACCTCGGCGCGCGACGCCGTCCACGTCGTCCACGACCTGCTCGCGCCGGGCGGCTCCCGGCGCTACCTGGTGCTGTTCGTGACGCCCGTGGAGGCCCGGGGGCGCACCGGCTTCCCCGGCAACTACGCCGAGCTGCTGGTGGAGGACGGGACGATCACCATGCCCCGCTTCGGCCGCATCACCGAGCTGGAGGCGGCGAACCCCGGGGTGCCCCGCACGATCGCCGCGCCGGGGACCGAGGACTACGTGGCGCGCTACGGCCCCTTCCACCCCCAGGACACCTGGCGCAACCTCACGATGTCGCCCGACCTGCCGACGATCGCCAGGGTCGCCGCCGAGCTGTACCCGCAGTCGGGCGGCACGGAGATCGACGGGCTGCTCACGGTCGATCCCACGGGGCTGGCGGCGCTGATGCGCTTCACCGACCCGGTCATCGTCCCCGAGATCCCCGTCCCGCTCACCGCGGACAACACCGAGGACTTCCTCCACCTGCACCAGTACGTGGCCTACCCGGAGGCGAGCCAGCGCGTCGACGCGCTCGGGTCGGTCGCCGAGCAGACCTTCCGGCAGCTGCTCAGCGCCGAGCTGCCCGACCCGCAGGAGCTGGTCGACGTGCTGGCGCCGGCGGTGAAGGGCGGCCACATCCAGTTCACGACGTTCGTGGAGGGGGAGCAGGCCTACTTCGACCGGATCGGCATCTCCGGCGCTTTCACCAGCCGCGCCGGCCAGGTCACGTCGGTGGTCACCAACAACGCCTCCGGCAACAAGGTCGACCTGTTCCTGCAGCGCAGCCTGCGCTTCGACGGCACCTTCGATCCCGCCACCAACATGGTGGCGGGCAAGATCACCGTGCAGCTGCGCAACTCCGCCGAGCCCGAGTCGTCGCTGCCCGACTACGTGGTCGGCAACCTGGTGGGCCTGCCCGAGGGCTGGAACCGGTCGTACGTGTCGGTGTACACCTCCCAACGGATGGACGGGGCCCGCATCGACGGGCAGCCGGCGGCCATGTCGGCGCAGGCCGAGCTGGGGGCCAACGTCTACTCGACGTTCGTCGACATCCCCCCGAAGGGAACGATCACGATCGAGCTCGACGTCAGCGGCCCGACGCTGCTGCCGGGCCTCTTCTCCACGCGGTTCCTGGGGCAGCCGCTGGTGGAGACCGAGCAGGTGGAGTTCAACCTCACCGTGGCCGGCGACGGGGCCATCGATACCGAAGCCCTCGGCGCGGACGTCACCGTCGAGGGCCGCACGGTCCACTGGAACGGGCCCCTCACCGAACCCGTCGAGATCTTCGTCGACACCACCGGCGTCCTCTCTACCCCCGAGGCCCGCGCCATGGTCTCCGGTGAGGCCCCCTAG
- a CDS encoding TrkA family potassium uptake protein gives MHVVIVGCGRVGSGLARVIEDRGHSVALVDKDARSFSRLHEGFKGTTVTGVGFDRDRLTEAGIAEAGALAAVTSGDNSNILVARVARENFGVDNVVARIYDPRRAVIYERLGIPTIASVQWTTDRILHRLLPEASGSAWTDPSAAVVLVERPVAASWAGSPLEEIEVPGIARVVALSRMGVAQVATHDLVAQDGDVVYLAVDARKIAELDAHLNGTVGAAEGAHS, from the coding sequence ATGCACGTGGTCATCGTCGGCTGCGGTCGCGTCGGGAGCGGGTTGGCCCGTGTCATCGAGGACCGGGGTCACTCCGTAGCGCTGGTGGACAAGGACGCACGGTCCTTCAGTCGACTCCACGAGGGGTTCAAGGGCACCACCGTGACCGGCGTCGGCTTCGACCGCGACCGGCTCACCGAGGCGGGCATCGCCGAGGCCGGGGCCCTGGCTGCGGTGACCAGCGGCGACAACTCCAACATCCTGGTGGCCCGCGTGGCCCGGGAGAACTTCGGCGTCGACAACGTGGTCGCCCGCATCTACGACCCCCGCCGGGCGGTCATCTACGAGCGCCTGGGCATCCCCACGATCGCGTCGGTCCAGTGGACCACCGACCGCATCCTCCACCGTCTGCTGCCCGAGGCCTCCGGGAGCGCCTGGACCGACCCGAGCGCCGCGGTGGTGCTGGTCGAGCGGCCGGTCGCCGCCAGCTGGGCGGGCAGCCCGCTCGAGGAGATCGAGGTGCCCGGCATCGCCCGGGTGGTGGCGCTGTCGCGCATGGGCGTGGCCCAGGTCGCCACCCACGACCTGGTGGCCCAGGACGGTGACGTCGTGTACCTGGCGGTCGACGCCCGGAAGATCGCCGAGCTCGACGCCCACCTCAACGGCACCGTCGGGGCGGCAGAGGGAGCCCACTCATGA
- a CDS encoding type IV toxin-antitoxin system AbiEi family antitoxin domain-containing protein, with translation MKDSRPDAIIDRLTRPQHGLLDLRQGEALGLTQRQLRHRSRRGAVRRLEQGVYATMGSPPTWLQAVMAACLAAGARALASHRTAAVLWGLLGPPMPVEIVVPYAAGPTPRGAIVHRSTDLREVDAARRQGIPVTNPIRTVGDLGAVAPGLVPTAVERGLYLDLFSIAGLWRLVDDLAKPGRRGLGVLRRTLEQRALGDRRTCSPLESMFAAIAAETGIQLAYQHPVTVDGHSRL, from the coding sequence ATGAAGGACTCCCGACCCGACGCCATCATCGACCGACTTACCCGCCCCCAGCACGGTCTTCTGGACCTCCGCCAGGGCGAGGCGCTGGGTCTCACGCAACGCCAGCTCCGCCACCGCAGCCGTCGCGGCGCCGTCCGCCGGCTCGAACAGGGCGTGTACGCCACGATGGGCAGCCCGCCGACATGGCTCCAGGCGGTGATGGCTGCGTGCCTGGCGGCGGGCGCACGCGCCCTGGCCTCGCATCGGACCGCGGCCGTCCTGTGGGGGTTGCTCGGTCCACCGATGCCCGTCGAGATCGTGGTGCCCTACGCCGCAGGACCCACGCCCCGGGGCGCCATCGTGCACCGCAGCACCGACCTCCGGGAGGTCGACGCCGCTCGGCGCCAGGGCATCCCGGTCACCAACCCGATCCGAACCGTCGGCGACCTCGGAGCCGTGGCGCCTGGGCTCGTGCCGACCGCAGTCGAACGCGGGCTGTACCTCGATCTCTTCTCGATAGCGGGCTTGTGGCGGCTGGTCGACGACCTCGCCAAACCCGGTCGGCGTGGACTAGGGGTGTTGCGGCGCACCTTGGAGCAGCGGGCACTCGGCGACCGGCGTACGTGCAGTCCGCTGGAGTCGATGTTCGCTGCGATCGCTGCAGAGACCGGGATCCAGCTCGCCTACCAACACCCCGTCACCGTGGACGGTCACTCCCGTCTTTGA
- a CDS encoding TIGR01777 family oxidoreductase has product MRFAISGASGLIGSALVESLRGEGHDVLRLVRSPADSAGADAVAWDPAGGTIDAAALEGLDGVVHLAGAGVGDKRWTDARRQEILESRTRGTGLLAQTLAGLEAPPPVFVCGSAIGFYGDRGDQALTEADGPGDGFLANLVVAWEQAAQPAREAGIRTVLARSGIVLTTRGGALPKMLPLFRFGVGGPFGSGKQWMSWITLDDEVAALRFLLSAEAVEGPANLTAPTPVTNRDFAKALGRALHRPALLPIPKFGPKLVLGGQMAEEMLFFSQRLQPAALTEAGFAFAHPDVDSGLAAVLAA; this is encoded by the coding sequence ATGAGGTTCGCGATATCGGGTGCGAGCGGGTTGATCGGCTCGGCCCTGGTCGAGTCACTGCGGGGCGAGGGCCACGACGTGCTGCGGCTGGTGCGCTCGCCCGCGGACTCCGCCGGGGCCGACGCCGTCGCCTGGGACCCGGCGGGCGGCACCATCGACGCGGCGGCGCTGGAGGGACTCGACGGTGTGGTCCACCTGGCCGGCGCCGGCGTGGGCGACAAGCGTTGGACCGACGCCCGCCGCCAGGAGATCCTCGAAAGCCGCACCAGGGGCACCGGCCTGCTGGCCCAGACCCTGGCCGGCCTGGAGGCGCCACCGCCGGTGTTCGTGTGCGGCTCGGCGATCGGGTTCTACGGCGACCGGGGCGACCAGGCGCTGACCGAGGCCGACGGCCCGGGGGACGGCTTCCTCGCCAACCTCGTCGTCGCCTGGGAGCAGGCCGCCCAGCCCGCCCGCGAGGCGGGCATCCGCACGGTGCTCGCCCGGTCGGGCATCGTCCTGACGACTCGGGGTGGGGCGCTGCCCAAGATGCTGCCGCTGTTCCGCTTCGGGGTCGGCGGGCCGTTCGGGTCGGGGAAGCAGTGGATGAGCTGGATCACGCTGGACGACGAGGTGGCGGCGCTGCGGTTCCTGCTCTCGGCCGAGGCCGTGGAGGGGCCGGCCAACCTGACCGCACCCACGCCCGTCACCAACCGCGACTTCGCCAAGGCGCTGGGGCGGGCGCTGCACCGGCCGGCGCTGCTGCCGATCCCCAAGTTCGGGCCGAAGCTCGTGCTGGGAGGTCAGATGGCCGAGGAGATGCTGTTCTTCAGCCAGCGCCTGCAGCCGGCGGCGTTGACGGAGGCGGGGTTCGCGTTCGCCCACCCCGACGTCGACTCCGGTCTGGCGGCGGTCCTGGCGGCATGA